The following are encoded together in the Kribbella sp. CA-293567 genome:
- a CDS encoding alpha/beta fold hydrolase: MPDPVTRTLDVPGAVLSYDVRGDLQDRPVLLMIGSPMGASGFPTLASHFTDRTVVTYDPRGVERSTRTDGSGELSPDDHAADLATLIESLDVGPVDVFASSGGAVNAIALLARRPDLVNKVIAHEPPLASLVPDSEAALKACEDIHQTYQRDGMGPAMAKFISIVSYEGEIPADYTDQPAPDPAMFGLPTEDDGSRDDALLGQNLRRCTSYLPDFDALGRSAGQLVIGVGEESANQLAARGGKAVAERLGLTPEVFPSNHGGFLGDEYGMPGQPAEFAVKLREVLAGR, from the coding sequence ATGCCCGACCCTGTTACTCGGACCCTCGACGTTCCTGGTGCCGTCCTGAGCTACGACGTGCGTGGCGATCTCCAGGACCGGCCCGTGCTGCTGATGATCGGCTCGCCGATGGGCGCGAGCGGTTTCCCGACTTTGGCGTCGCACTTCACCGACCGCACGGTCGTGACCTACGACCCGCGCGGGGTCGAGCGCAGTACCCGCACCGACGGCTCCGGCGAGCTCTCCCCCGACGACCACGCTGCCGACCTGGCCACCCTGATCGAGTCGCTCGACGTCGGTCCGGTCGACGTCTTCGCCAGCAGCGGAGGCGCGGTGAACGCGATCGCTCTGCTGGCCCGGCGCCCCGACCTGGTCAACAAGGTGATCGCGCACGAACCGCCGCTAGCCTCGCTCGTCCCGGACAGCGAGGCGGCGCTCAAGGCCTGCGAGGACATCCACCAGACCTACCAGCGCGACGGCATGGGCCCGGCGATGGCGAAGTTCATCTCGATCGTCAGTTACGAGGGCGAGATCCCGGCCGACTACACCGACCAGCCGGCGCCCGACCCGGCGATGTTCGGGCTGCCCACTGAGGACGACGGCTCTCGCGACGACGCGCTGCTCGGGCAGAACCTGCGCCGCTGTACGTCGTACCTGCCGGACTTCGACGCACTCGGCCGGTCGGCCGGCCAACTGGTGATCGGGGTCGGCGAGGAGTCGGCCAACCAGCTCGCGGCCCGCGGTGGCAAGGCGGTGGCCGAGCGGCTCGGCCTCACCCCGGAGGTGTTCCCGAGCAACCACGGCGGCTTCCTCGGCGACGAGTACGGGATGCCCGGCCAACCGGCCGAGTTCGCGGTGAAACTGCGCGAGGTGCTCGCCGGCAGGTGA
- a CDS encoding type I polyketide synthase produces MSSAGQGLGAVREPVAVIGMAARVPETARAESLGGLLDREGSSIAEAPAEWFAGEAFDAEFFGIPPAEADGVTPRQRLLMEVAWEAFEDAGLTLAGVATLRAEVLMGGDACGDDAGRVSSVLTARGLSVAVDAACSSSLVGVHLAMRSLRAGDCEIAFAGGEVAGEGVAVVALKLLSRAVAEGDRVHAVIKGSSAGVTSPDSDGADGLRTAYCDAGVEQGAGTTVDGGGADGMVGLLEAVLSVKHGFLSAEAEVEDAPRRGCVSSLAAGGAAVQLVLEEPPVPDSASEHLIGAMEKPVLFAISARSEVALAELAGRYRDLVVRGEVALSDVAYSAAVRRTQHSQRLAVVAESGEQAIDQLDSFARGVLTSGVVAGEAGGGSSVAHSTAWVFAGEGGQWLGMGRELLAGEQVFAEQIAACEAAMTPYVDWSLTAELAASEEDSQLARVDVAQPAIFAVQVALAALWKDRGFTPDVVVGHSMGEVAAAHVAGILDLDDAVRVICHRSGLMRAVVGAGAMVEVELSQEDAEELLVGRSEISLAACNGPASSVLSGDEEVIAEILAERGVSGRRLEVSVASNSPLMELLQDEFLELLSSLNPKPGHIPLCSTVYGETVDGTDLGPEYWVDNLREPVLFGDVIQHLAAGGHDTFVEFGPHSLLESAVRQNLLDRPGVVVGAMSRESNGQAALLAAVAELHVAGRAVPWESLSDPAARYVSLPAYPWQRERFWPDAPPVSVAAVDSVADLGLVTEPAAGAEVLPVAGLPAVDQVLPADQVPPADQVFPIAESVSVAELLPVADFVAVDELLPVAEPDQLAESISVSEPIPFIGPLPSAESDPVDELLPVAELDQLAESVGEPISFIGPLPFAESVRTDELLPVEEPLSSGELSSFIGPLPIAEPVPADELLPVAEPDRLAESISADEPISFIGPLPFAEPVPLDDPLLVSAPAPATSDPEPAAEPADLVAHPPRPLVGAYLRLAPGDTYVWDIELNLHHHPYLAEHRLNDLPVLPASAYHELALTTAAQILGSIPFSVRDLSLDRPLFLVDDEPMRLQIRCTQEDGVHRWNCYADDSKWLLLATAVIDPEPDRVATAPLDLPDSAQYEELIDLAQHYAATEARGIVRTGPFRTLTSLRRRSAEILAEFTIDESIADELDQHTFHPALLESALQPLMSLLADEEVAPDTYLPVGTARCHGEGKPALGTSLWCKVTRTSTADEVDLVRGDIVIGDSNGRQLLAIEGFQLKRFGRELPETFEQRAQRLLHDLTWVQVEPSGQAAPEGTVLVIGDGIAVQAELSQQGANAVLAPSCPEGEPGAFYWKQLLKTVDADYGDLRTVLYVHSGEDLQELVGAMELLQALAALDTPPRLWFVTQSAQAVLPGAWVDPLQTALWGLGRAVRYELPGLRCSMLDLSRSPSAAEISALSAEILANGPEDELALRYGIRYAARLVPGVLPEEGAKVRDDATYLVVGGLRGAGLRTARWLVDQGARHLVLTSRSGPDDAARDELREMAAQGTDLRILPADVAELGRMTEVFAEIRETMPPLRGVIHAAGIHDDDSITELTADRFLAVMPPKVLGAWNLHALTKDLDLDFFTLYSSAASLIGSPEQGNYAAANAYLDGLAHYRNSRGLPALTVNWGEWATDPALDDRDSNGFDPADGLAVLGRLLGRSGAQTAIMSFDPAASATTFPALRTGSLLHDFDTSPNTALTRADLIHQYDPSAQAALSTYLCAKLTAITDTPAAQLQPTQRLDHLGIDSLQTAQLRRHLTEDLATTLPAAVFLQPRTIHQLAELILTNLRSPQPA; encoded by the coding sequence GTGAGTTCAGCTGGACAAGGCCTGGGTGCTGTTCGCGAGCCGGTCGCGGTGATCGGGATGGCGGCCCGGGTCCCGGAAACGGCGCGCGCCGAGTCGTTGGGCGGACTGCTGGACCGGGAGGGCAGTTCGATCGCCGAGGCCCCGGCGGAGTGGTTCGCCGGTGAGGCGTTCGACGCGGAGTTCTTCGGGATCCCGCCGGCTGAGGCCGACGGCGTGACGCCGCGGCAGCGGTTGCTGATGGAGGTCGCCTGGGAGGCGTTCGAGGACGCCGGGCTGACGCTCGCGGGGGTGGCGACGCTCAGGGCCGAAGTGCTGATGGGTGGAGACGCGTGCGGTGACGATGCCGGACGGGTCTCCTCGGTGCTGACCGCGCGGGGCCTGAGCGTCGCTGTCGATGCCGCTTGCTCGTCGTCGTTGGTCGGCGTACACCTGGCGATGCGCTCGCTGCGCGCGGGAGACTGCGAGATCGCGTTCGCCGGTGGGGAGGTGGCCGGTGAAGGGGTGGCGGTCGTCGCGCTCAAGCTGCTGTCGCGGGCCGTCGCCGAGGGCGACCGGGTGCACGCTGTGATCAAGGGCAGCTCGGCCGGCGTGACGTCGCCTGACTCGGATGGGGCCGATGGACTGCGGACGGCGTACTGCGATGCGGGGGTGGAGCAGGGCGCCGGTACGACGGTCGACGGGGGTGGTGCCGACGGGATGGTCGGTCTTCTTGAGGCGGTGCTGAGCGTCAAGCACGGCTTCCTGTCAGCCGAAGCCGAGGTCGAGGACGCGCCTCGTCGCGGGTGCGTCAGCAGCTTGGCGGCCGGCGGTGCGGCTGTGCAGTTGGTGCTGGAGGAACCGCCGGTCCCGGACTCAGCTTCTGAGCATCTCATCGGCGCGATGGAGAAGCCGGTGCTGTTCGCGATTTCGGCTCGGAGCGAGGTGGCGCTGGCGGAGTTGGCGGGGCGCTATCGCGATCTGGTGGTCAGGGGCGAGGTTGCGTTGAGCGACGTTGCCTACTCGGCTGCGGTACGGCGTACTCAGCACTCGCAGCGGCTGGCGGTGGTGGCCGAGTCGGGGGAGCAGGCCATCGATCAACTGGATTCGTTTGCTCGCGGGGTGTTGACCAGCGGGGTGGTCGCGGGGGAGGCCGGAGGCGGATCGAGTGTCGCTCACTCCACCGCGTGGGTCTTCGCCGGCGAGGGCGGGCAGTGGCTCGGCATGGGACGTGAGCTGCTGGCCGGTGAGCAGGTCTTCGCCGAGCAGATCGCCGCGTGTGAGGCGGCCATGACCCCGTACGTCGACTGGTCGCTCACCGCGGAACTCGCTGCATCCGAGGAGGATTCGCAGCTCGCCCGGGTCGACGTGGCCCAGCCGGCGATCTTCGCCGTACAGGTCGCGCTGGCGGCGCTGTGGAAGGATCGGGGGTTCACTCCGGACGTCGTGGTCGGGCACTCGATGGGTGAGGTCGCCGCTGCTCATGTCGCCGGAATACTTGATCTCGACGACGCGGTCAGGGTGATCTGCCACCGCAGCGGGCTGATGCGCGCAGTCGTCGGTGCAGGCGCGATGGTAGAGGTCGAGCTGTCTCAGGAGGACGCTGAGGAGCTTTTGGTCGGGCGCTCCGAGATTTCTCTTGCTGCGTGCAACGGTCCGGCGTCCTCGGTGCTATCCGGTGACGAAGAGGTCATCGCCGAGATCCTTGCCGAGCGTGGCGTCTCCGGTCGTCGGCTCGAGGTATCGGTCGCTTCCAACAGTCCTCTGATGGAATTGTTGCAGGACGAATTTCTCGAGCTGTTGTCCTCGCTGAACCCCAAGCCGGGGCACATTCCGCTGTGCTCGACCGTGTACGGCGAGACTGTCGACGGTACGGATCTCGGTCCGGAGTACTGGGTCGACAATCTTCGCGAGCCGGTGCTGTTCGGCGATGTCATTCAGCACCTCGCGGCCGGTGGACACGACACCTTCGTCGAGTTCGGCCCGCATTCGCTGCTCGAGTCCGCTGTCCGGCAAAATCTGCTCGACCGCCCTGGGGTCGTGGTCGGGGCGATGTCTCGTGAGAGCAATGGTCAAGCCGCGCTGCTCGCGGCGGTCGCCGAGTTGCACGTCGCCGGCCGGGCGGTCCCGTGGGAAAGCCTCTCCGATCCGGCTGCCCGCTATGTGTCGCTGCCTGCCTATCCCTGGCAGCGCGAGCGGTTCTGGCCCGACGCTCCGCCCGTGTCCGTCGCTGCGGTTGACTCCGTTGCCGACCTCGGTCTTGTCACCGAGCCCGCTGCAGGCGCCGAGGTCCTCCCCGTCGCTGGGTTGCCTGCCGTCGACCAGGTGCTTCCAGCTGACCAGGTGCCTCCAGCCGACCAGGTGTTTCCGATCGCCGAGTCGGTTTCTGTCGCTGAGTTGCTTCCGGTCGCCGACTTCGTTGCTGTGGATGAGTTGCTTCCCGTCGCCGAGCCGGATCAACTCGCCGAGTCCATCTCCGTCAGCGAGCCCATTCCGTTCATCGGTCCGCTTCCTTCCGCCGAGTCCGATCCCGTCGACGAACTGCTTCCGGTCGCCGAGCTGGATCAACTCGCCGAGTCCGTCGGCGAGCCGATCTCCTTCATCGGTCCGCTTCCCTTCGCTGAGTCCGTTCGCACCGACGAGTTGCTTCCGGTCGAGGAGCCCCTTTCCTCTGGCGAGCTCAGCTCCTTCATCGGACCACTTCCGATCGCCGAGCCCGTTCCCGCCGACGAGCTGCTTCCGGTCGCCGAGCCCGATCGCCTCGCCGAGTCCATTTCCGCCGATGAGCCCATCAGCTTCATCGGACCACTTCCCTTCGCCGAGCCCGTTCCCCTCGACGATCCCCTCCTCGTTTCCGCCCCAGCTCCTGCAACCTCCGACCCCGAGCCGGCCGCCGAACCCGCCGACCTCGTCGCACACCCACCCCGCCCACTCGTCGGCGCCTACCTCCGACTCGCCCCCGGCGACACCTACGTCTGGGACATCGAACTAAACCTCCACCACCATCCCTACCTGGCCGAGCACCGTCTCAACGACCTGCCCGTCCTCCCGGCATCGGCGTACCACGAACTGGCGCTGACAACCGCCGCGCAGATCCTCGGCTCCATTCCATTCTCCGTCCGCGACCTCAGCCTCGACCGCCCCCTCTTCCTCGTCGACGACGAGCCCATGCGCCTGCAGATCCGTTGCACGCAAGAGGACGGCGTCCACCGCTGGAACTGCTACGCCGACGACAGTAAGTGGTTGCTACTGGCAACAGCAGTCATCGACCCCGAACCCGACCGGGTCGCGACCGCGCCACTGGACCTGCCGGACTCAGCGCAGTACGAGGAACTGATCGACCTCGCGCAGCACTATGCCGCCACCGAGGCGCGCGGGATCGTGCGGACCGGCCCGTTCCGGACGCTCACCTCGCTCCGGCGTCGGTCGGCGGAGATCCTGGCCGAGTTCACCATCGACGAGTCGATCGCCGACGAGCTGGATCAGCACACGTTCCACCCGGCGCTGCTGGAGTCGGCGCTCCAGCCGCTGATGTCCTTACTCGCCGACGAGGAAGTTGCCCCCGACACCTATCTTCCGGTGGGTACCGCCCGTTGCCACGGCGAAGGCAAACCCGCTCTCGGTACGTCGCTGTGGTGCAAGGTCACCCGGACCTCGACTGCCGACGAGGTCGACCTCGTCCGCGGTGACATCGTGATCGGCGACAGCAACGGCCGGCAACTGCTGGCGATCGAGGGCTTCCAATTGAAGCGGTTCGGCAGGGAGCTGCCCGAGACGTTCGAGCAGCGGGCTCAGCGGCTGCTCCATGACCTGACCTGGGTGCAGGTCGAGCCGTCAGGACAGGCTGCACCGGAAGGCACCGTGCTCGTCATCGGGGACGGCATCGCAGTACAGGCAGAACTCTCGCAGCAGGGCGCCAATGCTGTCCTGGCGCCGTCCTGCCCCGAGGGCGAGCCCGGGGCGTTCTACTGGAAACAGCTTCTCAAGACGGTGGATGCTGACTACGGGGACCTCCGGACCGTGCTCTACGTGCACTCCGGAGAGGATCTCCAAGAGCTCGTCGGCGCGATGGAACTGCTGCAGGCGCTCGCGGCCCTCGATACGCCGCCTCGACTGTGGTTCGTGACGCAGAGCGCGCAGGCTGTGCTTCCCGGCGCGTGGGTCGATCCGTTGCAGACTGCGCTGTGGGGCCTCGGCCGCGCCGTACGGTACGAGCTGCCCGGCCTGAGGTGCTCGATGCTCGACCTGTCCAGATCGCCCTCGGCGGCCGAGATCTCCGCCTTGTCTGCCGAGATCCTGGCGAACGGTCCGGAGGACGAGCTCGCGCTGCGCTACGGCATCCGGTACGCCGCCCGCCTGGTCCCCGGCGTACTCCCCGAGGAAGGCGCGAAGGTGCGGGACGACGCGACCTACCTGGTCGTCGGTGGCCTCCGCGGCGCCGGTCTCCGCACCGCCCGCTGGCTGGTCGACCAAGGCGCGCGGCATCTCGTGCTGACCAGCCGAAGCGGCCCGGACGACGCGGCCCGCGACGAACTGCGGGAAATGGCGGCCCAGGGGACGGACCTTCGGATCCTCCCGGCGGACGTCGCCGAACTCGGCCGGATGACGGAGGTCTTCGCCGAGATCCGGGAGACCATGCCGCCATTGCGGGGCGTGATCCACGCGGCCGGCATCCACGACGACGACAGCATCACCGAACTCACCGCCGACCGCTTCCTCGCCGTGATGCCGCCGAAGGTCCTGGGTGCCTGGAACCTGCACGCCCTCACCAAGGACCTGGACTTGGACTTCTTCACCCTCTACTCCTCGGCGGCCTCGCTGATCGGCTCACCGGAGCAGGGCAACTACGCCGCGGCCAACGCGTACCTCGACGGTCTCGCGCACTACCGCAACTCACGCGGCCTGCCGGCCCTCACCGTCAACTGGGGCGAATGGGCCACCGACCCAGCTCTCGACGATCGCGACTCCAACGGCTTCGACCCCGCGGACGGCCTCGCAGTACTCGGTCGTCTGCTCGGCCGCTCAGGCGCCCAAACCGCGATCATGTCCTT
- a CDS encoding FKBP-type peptidyl-prolyl cis-trans isomerase, with product MTDKPEIEFPEGPPPADLEITDITEGDGDEAKAGSRVNVHYVGVAHSTGEEFDASYNRGAPLAFQLGVGQVIQGWDTGVQGMKVGGRRKLVIPPHLGYGDRGAGSAIKPGETLIFVVDLISVS from the coding sequence ATGACTGACAAGCCTGAGATCGAATTTCCGGAGGGCCCGCCGCCGGCGGATCTGGAGATCACCGACATCACCGAGGGCGACGGCGACGAGGCCAAGGCCGGTTCCCGCGTCAACGTGCACTACGTGGGTGTCGCCCACTCGACCGGTGAGGAGTTCGACGCCTCCTACAACCGTGGCGCGCCGCTGGCCTTCCAGCTCGGCGTCGGCCAGGTCATCCAGGGCTGGGACACCGGCGTCCAGGGGATGAAGGTGGGCGGCCGGCGCAAGCTCGTCATCCCGCCGCACCTGGGCTACGGCGACCGCGGCGCGGGCAGCGCGATCAAGCCCGGCGAAACCCTGATCTTCGTGGTCGACCTGATCAGCGTCAGCTGA
- a CDS encoding ABC transporter ATP-binding protein, translated as METHVEHSLSAESLAVGYDQREIIHDLSVRIPTGKISVIVGANACGKSTLLKTLARLLKPSRGTVLLDGKSIQSIPTRQVATKLGLLPQSPTAPEGITVADLVGRGRYPRQGWIRQWTKGDDEAIADAMRSTDVLEIADRPIDELSGGQRQRVWIAMALAQETDILLLDEPTTFLDLTHQFEVLDLLVDLNRRDQRTIVIVLHDLNQACRFGDHLIAMKQGAIVAEGNPSEVITEQVVQDVFGLAVKVIPDPVAGTPMVVPIGRHTLRLQDQPATQPTTVSPSATAEGPAAKALAASAAANGICRPADR; from the coding sequence ATGGAGACGCACGTGGAGCACAGCCTGTCGGCCGAGAGCCTCGCCGTCGGCTACGACCAGCGGGAGATCATCCACGACCTGTCGGTGCGGATCCCGACCGGCAAGATCAGTGTCATCGTCGGTGCCAACGCCTGTGGCAAGTCGACCCTGCTGAAGACGCTGGCCCGGCTGCTGAAGCCGAGCCGCGGCACGGTGCTGCTGGACGGCAAGAGCATCCAGTCGATCCCGACCCGGCAGGTGGCGACCAAGCTCGGGCTGTTGCCGCAGTCACCGACCGCGCCGGAGGGGATCACGGTCGCAGACCTGGTCGGGCGCGGCCGCTACCCGCGGCAGGGCTGGATCCGGCAGTGGACCAAGGGCGACGACGAGGCGATCGCCGACGCGATGCGCTCGACCGACGTACTGGAGATCGCCGACCGGCCGATCGACGAGCTGTCCGGTGGTCAGCGGCAGCGGGTCTGGATCGCGATGGCGCTCGCCCAGGAGACCGACATCCTGCTGCTCGACGAGCCGACCACCTTCCTCGACCTGACCCACCAGTTCGAGGTCCTGGACCTGCTGGTCGACCTGAACCGGCGCGACCAGCGCACGATCGTGATCGTGCTGCACGACCTCAACCAGGCCTGCCGGTTCGGCGACCACCTGATCGCGATGAAGCAGGGCGCGATCGTTGCTGAGGGCAACCCCAGCGAGGTGATCACCGAGCAGGTCGTCCAGGACGTCTTCGGGCTGGCGGTGAAGGTCATCCCGGACCCGGTCGCCGGTACGCCGATGGTGGTCCCGATCGGCCGGCACACCCTCCGCCTCCAGGACCAGCCGGCCACCCAGCCGACCACCGTCAGCCCGAGCGCGACCGCCGAAGGCCCGGCCGCCAAGGCGCTGGCCGCATCGGCCGCCGCCAACGGCATCTGCCGCCCGGCCGACCGCTAG